One window of Channa argus isolate prfri chromosome 4, Channa argus male v1.0, whole genome shotgun sequence genomic DNA carries:
- the parp12a gene encoding protein mono-ADP-ribosyltransferase PARP12 — translation MTSIISKFILKTLCSNQGCLDFQSLDETIAQKFTVADSVLRTVVFDDGKIAIQQGREGATGNNIMSPDSLIVAKTSLRICQKKPGECPQCDGLHLCKYFVCGGCTYEAKCRKPHSLDSQHNAELLRKHDLHELTEKQLFQLLLQNDPFLLPEICSHYNKGNGVHGSCKYTTACTKLHICQHYAQGNCKFGSSCKRVHAFDAQGMKIFQGFGQEIIKNLKGLYRNKLIIMGQGAPPMPNMPEVRKPTQNPSRSNPRSPTSTNCSSKPINDADKSEICLYFIRMHCSFKEKCARVHWHLPYRWQVLDSDGKTWKDLHNMEDIEKAYCDPEHNTSCMDQPKSISGIFSLLGFQNSASPVGQFVDFMTMTYEGSPVHRLSTASSISKPPHYILTTQWLWYWKDERGKWIEYGQGDSDSLASVTSQSLENVYLADRDMTIPFSAGKQQYVLHFKGEPGTQQMYQENLKYKTKREVRRRPHFVSAHDVKMKVNSTSSQSSSSTIAESVPAHWDKDALPGFGYKLVLLSKSDKDYGLITTLFKNTMPHSTITSIQRIQNPSLWKVFQWQKTQMNERNGGKSVNQQYLFHGTDESLIEAICEQNFDWRMCGVHGTAYGKGSYFARDASYSDRYSRAKGRQNKIMFVALVLVGDYTKGRSSYVRPPSKGNALTLYDSCVDSQSNPSIYVVFEKQQIYPEYLINYT, via the exons ATGACTTCAATCATTTCTAAATTCATCCTCAAAACCCTTTGCAGCAACCAGGGGTGTCTGGACTTCCAGAGCCTGGATGAGACGATCGCGCAGAAGTTTACTGTTGCAGATTCAGTCTTGCGGACTGTCGTGTTCGACGACGGTAAAATAGCAATTCAACAAGGCAGAGAAGGGGCCACCGGGAATAACATAATGTCCCCGGATAGTTTGATAGTGGCTAAAACCAGTTTGCGGATCTGTCAGAAGAAACCCGGAGAGTGTCCACAGTGCGATGGTTTACACCTCTGCAAGTATTTTGTTTGCGGAGGTTGCACGTACGA agccaaatgtagaaaaccccATAGTCTGGATTCCCAGCACAATGCAGAGCTTCTAAGGAAACATGACCTTCACGAGCTGACAGAAAAACAGCTGTTCCAACTGTTACTGCAGAATGATCCTTTTCTACTACCTGAG ATCTGCTCACATTATAACAAGGGCAATGGCGTGCACGGTTCCTGCAAGTACACCACCGCCTGCACCAAGCTTCACATCTGCCAACACTATGCCCAGGGTAACTGCAAGTTTGGATCATCATGTAAGAGAGTCCACGCATTTGATGCACAAGGAATGAAGATTTTCCAAGGATTCGGTCAGGAGATTATTAAAAACCTTAAAGGGCTCTACAGAAACAAATTGATCATCATGGGTCAAGGAGCTCCCCCTATGCCTA ATATGCCAGAGGTAAGAAAGCCCACACAGAATCCTTCTCGCAGCAACCCTCGGTCCCCTACTAGTACTAATTGTTCATCTAAACCTATAAATGATGCTGACAAGAGTGAAATTTGCCTCTACTTCATTCGTATGCACTGCAGCTTCAAAG AGAAGTGTGCTCGTGTCCACTGGCACCTGCCGTACAGATGGCAGGTTTTAGACAGTGATGGTAAGACCTGGAAGGACCTGCACAACATGGAGGACATTGAAAAGGCCTACTGTGATCCAGAACACAACACAAGCTGCATGGATCAGCCAAAGTCCATCTCAGGGATTTTCAGTCTATTGGGTTTTCAAAA CTCTGCATCCCCTGTAGGGCAGTTTGTTGACTTCATGACAATGACATATGAAGGGTCTCCAGTTCATCGCTTGTCCACTGCCTCCTCTATCTCAAAGCCGCCTCACTACATTCTTACAACACAGTGGCTGTGGTACTGGAAGGATGAGAGGGGGAAATGGATCGAGTATGGTCAG GGTGATAGTGATTCACTGGCCTCTGTTACTTCACAATCTCTGGAGAACGTGTACCTGGCAGACAGAGATATGACGATTCCTTTTAGTGCTGGCAAACAGCAGTACGTTCTGCACTTCAAAGGCGAACCAGGAACCCAGCAGATGTATCAGGagaatttaaaatacaaaaccaagAGAGAGGTCAGAAGAAGGCCTCACTTTGTGTCTGCTCACGATGTGAAGATGAAGGTGAACAG TACATCATCACAAAGCTCCAGCTCCACCATAGCAGAAAGCGTCCCAGCCCACTGGGACAAGGATGCCCTACCTGGTTTTGGATACAAG CTTGTGCTTCTTTCCAAATCTGACAAGGATTATGGTTTGATTACGACACTGTTTAAGAACACTATGCCCCACAGTACGATTACCAGCATCCAGAGAATCCAGAACCCCTCTTTGTGGAAAGTTTTTCAGTG gcaaaaaacacagatgaacgAGAGGAATGGTGGGAAAAGTGTAAATCAGCAGTACTTGTTCCATGGGACAGATGAGTCTCTAATTGAGGCCATCTGTGAGCAAAACTTTGACTGGAGGATGTGTGGAGTCCATGGCACAGCCTATGGCAAAG GAAGCTACTTTGCCAGAGATGCGTCTTACTCAGACAGATATTCCAGGGCCAAAGGAAGGCAGAACAAGATCATGTTTGTTGCTCTGGTCCTGGTGGGGGACTACACCAAAGGGAGGAGCAGCTATGTCCGACCTCCATCGAAAGGAAACGCCCTAACCCTCTATGACAGTTGTGTGGACTCTCAGAGCAATCCCAGCATCTATGTTGTCTTTGAGAAACAACAGATTTACCCAGAATACCTTATCAATTACACATAA